The following are from one region of the Mustela lutreola isolate mMusLut2 chromosome 7, mMusLut2.pri, whole genome shotgun sequence genome:
- the BDKRB2 gene encoding B2 bradykinin receptor isoform X1, protein MFSTWKRSMFLSFHEDPVPTTASFSTEMLNITSQVLLPALNETVPSTCVFSDWWNWLNTIQAPFLWVLFVLAALENIFVLSIFCLHKTSCTVAEIYLGNLAVADLILACGLPFWAITIANNFDWLFGEVLCRVVNTMLYMNLYSSISFLMLVSIDRYLALVKTMSMGRMRGVRWAKLYSLVIWGCTLLLSSPMLAFRTMKEYRDEGHNVTACVIIYPSRTWEVFTNILLNFVGFLLPLAVITFCTVQIMQVLRNNEMQKFKEIQTERKATVLVLAVLLLFVVCWLPFQISTVLDTLLRLNILSGCWDEHVIDVFTQIASYVAYSNSCLNPLVYVIVGKRFRKKSREVFWGLCQKGGCMPEPNKMDNSMGTLRTSISVERQIHKLPDWAGNSQ, encoded by the exons ATGTTCTCCACCTGGAAAAGATCAATGTTCCTGTCTTTTCATGAGGACCCTGTGCCCACCACGGCCTCTTTTAG CACggaaatgctcaacatcacctcGCAAGTCCTCCTGCCGGCTCTCAACGAGACAGTGCCCAGCACCTGCGTCTTCTCCGACTGGTGGAACTGGCTCAACACCATCCAGGCCCCCTTCCTCTGGGTGCTGTTCGTGCTGGCGGCCCTCGAGAACATCTTTGTCCTCAGCATCTTCTGCCTGCATAAGACCAGCTGCACAGTGGCCGAGATCTACCTGGGCAACCTGGCTGTGGCGGACCTGATCCTGGCCTGCGGGCTGCCCTTCTGGGCCATCACCATCGCCAACAACTTCGACTGGCTCTTTGGGGAGGTCCTCTGCCGTGTGGTGAACACCATGCTCTACATGAACCTTTACAGCAGCATCTCCTTCCTCATGCTGGTCAGCATCGACCGCTACCTGGCCCTGGTGAAGACCATGTCCATGGGCCGGATGCGCGGAGTGCGCTGGGCCAAGCTCTACAGCCTTGTGATCTGGGGATGCACGCTGCTGCTGAGTTCGCCCATGCTGGCCTTCCGGACCATGAAGGAGTATCGGGACGAGGGCCACAACGTCACAGCCTGCGTCATCATCTACCCGTCCCGCACCTGGGAAGTGTTCACCAACATCCTCCTGAACTTCGTGGGCTTCCTGTTGCCCTTGGCCGTCATCACCTTCTGCACGGTGCAGATCATGCAGGTGCTCCGGAACAATGAGATGCAGAAGTTCAAGGAGATCCAGACGGAGAGGAAGGCCACGGTGCTGGTCCTGGCCGTGCTGCTGCTGTTCGTCGTCTGCTGGCTGCCCTTCCAGATCAGCACCGTGCTGGACACGCTGCTGCGCCTCAACATCCTGTCCGGCTGCTGGGATGAGCATGTGATCGACGTCTTCACACAGATCGCCTCCTACGTGGCCTACAGCAACAGCTGCCTCAATCCGCTGGTGTACGTGATCGTGGGCAAGCGCTTCCGCAAGAAGTCCCGGGAGGTGTTCTGGGGACTGTGCCAGAAAGGGGGCTGCATGCCGGAGCCCAACAAGATGGATAACTCCATGGGCACCCTCCGAACCTCCATCTCTGTGGAGCGCCAGATTCACAAACTGCCTGACTGGGCGGGGAACAGCCAGTGA
- the BDKRB2 gene encoding B2 bradykinin receptor isoform X2, with protein MFSTWKRSMFLSFHEDPVPTTASFRSRWMASRSLLESLLLNRSQLSAPNATSCDGAREAWALLYGALPPFIVIICVCSLLGNLFVLSVFLLPRRRLSVAEIYLANLAASDLVFVLGLPFWAENIAHQFRWPFGSPLCRLVNGVIKANLFISIFLVVAISWDRYRVLVHPMASRWRRQRRRAKVTCLLIWALGGLLSVPTFLFRSVQAVPELNNSHACVLLPPGGAWPWARMVELNVLGFLLPLAAIVFFNAHILTSLRGRAEVPGTRCGGPAGGKSTALILTLVAAFLVCWTPYHFFAFLEFLYQVRAVWGCFWEDFIDLGLQYANFFAFTNSCLNPVIYVFVGRLFRTKVWELYQQCTPRSLSLGSLPHRTDVLPHFWQKKNSREP; from the exons ATGTTCTCCACCTGGAAAAGATCAATGTTCCTGTCTTTTCATGAGGACCCTGTGCCCACCACGGCCTCTTTTAG GTCCCGGTGGATGGCGTCCCGGAGCCTGCTGGAGTCCCTGTTGCTGAACCGGAGCCAGCTCTCGGCGCCCAATGCCACGTCGTGCGATGGCGCGCGGGAAGCCTGGGCCCTGCTCTACGGCGCGCTCCCCCCGTTCATCGTCATCATCTGCGTCTGCAGCCTGCTGGGGAACCTCTTCGTGCTGTCCGTCTTCCTCCTCCCGCGGCGGCGCCTGAGCGTGGCCGAGATCTACCTGGCCAACCTGGCCGCCTCTGACCTGGTGTTCGTCCTGGGCTTGCCCTTCTGGGCGGAGAACATCGCGCACCAGTTCCGCTGGCCCTTCGGCAGCCCCCTCTGCCGCCTGGTCAATGGCGTCATCAAGGCCAATCTGTTCATCAGCATCTTCCTGGTGGTGGCCATCAGCTGGGACCGCTACCGCGTGCTGGTGCACCCCATGGCCAGCCggtggcggcggcagcggcgacGGGCCAAGGTCACCTGCCTGCTCATCTGGGCGCTGGGCGGCCTCCTGAGCGTGCCCACCTTCCTGTTCCGCTCCGTCCAAGCCGTGCCGGAGCTGAACAACTCCCACGCCTGCGTGCTGCTGCCGCCCGGCGGGGCCTGGCCCTGGGCGAGGATGGTGGAGCTGAACGTGCTGGGCTTCCTGCTGCCGCTGGCCGCCATCGTCTTCTTCAACGCCCACATCCTGACCTCCCTGCGCGGGCGGGCGGAGGTCCCGGGGACGCGCTGCGGGGGCCCCGCGGGCGGCAAGAGCACGGCCCTCATCCTCACGCTGGTGGCCGCCTTCCTGGTGTGCTGGACCCCCTACCACTTCTTCGCCTTCCTGGAATTCCTCTACCAGGTGCGGGCGGTCTGGGGCTGCTTCTGGGAGGATTTCATCGACCTGGGCCTGCAGTATGCCAACTTCTTCGCCTTCACCAACAGCTGCCTGAACCCCGTCATTTACGTCTTCGTGGGCCGGCTTTTCCGGACCAAGGTCTGGGAGCTCTACCAGCAGTGTACCCCTCGGAGTCTTAGTCTGGGGTCCTTGCCGCACAGGACGGATGTtctcccacatttctggcagaagaAAAACAGCAGGGAGCCATGA
- the BDKRB2 gene encoding B2 bradykinin receptor isoform X3 produces the protein MASRSLLESLLLNRSQLSAPNATSCDGAREAWALLYGALPPFIVIICVCSLLGNLFVLSVFLLPRRRLSVAEIYLANLAASDLVFVLGLPFWAENIAHQFRWPFGSPLCRLVNGVIKANLFISIFLVVAISWDRYRVLVHPMASRWRRQRRRAKVTCLLIWALGGLLSVPTFLFRSVQAVPELNNSHACVLLPPGGAWPWARMVELNVLGFLLPLAAIVFFNAHILTSLRGRAEVPGTRCGGPAGGKSTALILTLVAAFLVCWTPYHFFAFLEFLYQVRAVWGCFWEDFIDLGLQYANFFAFTNSCLNPVIYVFVGRLFRTKVWELYQQCTPRSLSLGSLPHRTDVLPHFWQKKNSREP, from the coding sequence ATGGCGTCCCGGAGCCTGCTGGAGTCCCTGTTGCTGAACCGGAGCCAGCTCTCGGCGCCCAATGCCACGTCGTGCGATGGCGCGCGGGAAGCCTGGGCCCTGCTCTACGGCGCGCTCCCCCCGTTCATCGTCATCATCTGCGTCTGCAGCCTGCTGGGGAACCTCTTCGTGCTGTCCGTCTTCCTCCTCCCGCGGCGGCGCCTGAGCGTGGCCGAGATCTACCTGGCCAACCTGGCCGCCTCTGACCTGGTGTTCGTCCTGGGCTTGCCCTTCTGGGCGGAGAACATCGCGCACCAGTTCCGCTGGCCCTTCGGCAGCCCCCTCTGCCGCCTGGTCAATGGCGTCATCAAGGCCAATCTGTTCATCAGCATCTTCCTGGTGGTGGCCATCAGCTGGGACCGCTACCGCGTGCTGGTGCACCCCATGGCCAGCCggtggcggcggcagcggcgacGGGCCAAGGTCACCTGCCTGCTCATCTGGGCGCTGGGCGGCCTCCTGAGCGTGCCCACCTTCCTGTTCCGCTCCGTCCAAGCCGTGCCGGAGCTGAACAACTCCCACGCCTGCGTGCTGCTGCCGCCCGGCGGGGCCTGGCCCTGGGCGAGGATGGTGGAGCTGAACGTGCTGGGCTTCCTGCTGCCGCTGGCCGCCATCGTCTTCTTCAACGCCCACATCCTGACCTCCCTGCGCGGGCGGGCGGAGGTCCCGGGGACGCGCTGCGGGGGCCCCGCGGGCGGCAAGAGCACGGCCCTCATCCTCACGCTGGTGGCCGCCTTCCTGGTGTGCTGGACCCCCTACCACTTCTTCGCCTTCCTGGAATTCCTCTACCAGGTGCGGGCGGTCTGGGGCTGCTTCTGGGAGGATTTCATCGACCTGGGCCTGCAGTATGCCAACTTCTTCGCCTTCACCAACAGCTGCCTGAACCCCGTCATTTACGTCTTCGTGGGCCGGCTTTTCCGGACCAAGGTCTGGGAGCTCTACCAGCAGTGTACCCCTCGGAGTCTTAGTCTGGGGTCCTTGCCGCACAGGACGGATGTtctcccacatttctggcagaagaAAAACAGCAGGGAGCCATGA